In the genome of Ureibacillus sp. FSL W7-1570, the window TTGAAACAAAGTACCATTGAAGATCATATCGTTGAATTGGCCATCAACGATCCGGCGTTTCCGATCGAAAAATTTATTTCAAAAGAAGATATACAACAAGTGCTTGTTGCGACAGAAGATTACGATACGAAAAAGCTGAAAGTGCTCCGTGAAGTGCTTCCTCATCTATCGTATTTCCAATTGCGCCTGGCACTTGTCAGAGGTGAAAACGTATGCAATTAGAACAGCTTCTGCAAACCCATTTCGGTTATCCTTCCTTTCGCCCCGGCCAAAAAGAGGTCATCGGGCAGTTATTGGATGGAAGGGATACCGTTGCCTTGCTTCCCACTGGCATGGGGAAATCTTTATGTTATCAGTTGCCAGGATACATATTTAACAAACCGGTATTAATTATTTCGCCGCTCCTTTCCCTCATGCAAGACCAGGTGGACCAGATGAAGCAGTTCGGCGAAAAGCGGGCAGTGGCGATCAATTCCTTTTTAAACAGAAATGAAAAGAAACTTGTATTGGATACTCTGCATCGATATCGCTTCATTTTCATATCTCCGGAAATGTTGGTGCAGCCGCAGATCATCCAGCGGTTGAACCGGTTGGATTTGGCATTGATTGTAGTGGATGAAGCCCACTGCATTTCCCAATGGGGATTTGACTTCCGGCCGGATTATTTAAAAATAGGGGAAGTGTTGAAAGAAGACCGGCCGCCGATTTTGGCTCTATCGGCAACGGCGACGGAAAAAGTGCTGGAAGACATACGCCGTTTTTTAAAGATGAGGGATCCTTTTGAATATATTCATTCGGTGGATCGTCCCAATATCCGTTTTGGGAAAAAAGTATTCCAAACGAGAGAAGAAAAAATGGAATGGCTCCTTGACCATGTGACGCAGACAGAGGGCCCAGGCATCATTTATACCCGGTCCAGAAAAAGGACGGACGAAATTGCGGCACAATTATTGCAGCTTGGCATTTCCGTTTCTTCCTATCATGGGGGGAAAGAGGCGGAAGACCGGCAATTTATCCAACAGCAATTTATTGAAGGAGCATTGGATTGGATTGTTGCGACGAATGCTTTCGGCATGGGGGTCCATAAAGAAAATGTGCGTCAAATCATACATGATACAATGCCATCCAATGTGGCCGATTATATGCAAGAAGTGGGGAGAGCCGGGCGCGATGGAAAAGATGCCATTGCCATTCTGTTGTACAGTAAAGGGGATGAAGAAGTCGCGCGGTTTATTGCAGGGGAAGACTTGCCAAGTGAAACCCAAATGGAGCTGTATGAAGAATATAGAAATCGAAAAGTGGATCCAAAAGAAATGATTCAAGATGGATTCATTTCTGAAACCACCTTCCGTGTGCTGCACTATTGGATGGGCCTCTATCCGTTGGAAGAAGTTAAATCGATTTTCAGGAAAATGATGAACGAGAAGTACAGATCGGTGGATGAGATGCTGCGTATTGTGAAAAGCGATCGGTGCATCCGGGAACAACTTGTGGAATATTTTGGGCAAACATTAAAAGATAAACCGGAGCATTGTTGTGAACATTGCGGCATCGATTATCAGCAATTCCTTCTTCCAAGACAGGATACGAAGGCGGCAACAGCACCTTCCACGTGGCAGATGCGGCTGCGACAAATTCTGCTAGGAACTGACTGAAAATGTTAAAATTTCCTCCTTTACGACATTTTTCTTTGAAAATAGAAATTTCCTCTCATTTACTTTTTTTATCATTTTCGTCATAATGAAATCAGAAGTAATGGAGGTGCTGTATGAGTGGAAAAGATTATCGAAAAAAGATAGAGGAACATCGACAATCGATTGAGATAGAAGATGGAAAAACAAGATTAAGTCGCAGCGAACGCCGCCAAAAAAGAAAGAAAAAATCGAAAGAAACGCCATTACTGACAACTTTGACCCTTATTATGATCGGGATTCCACTGGCGATATTAATTTATGTATGGGGTTTTTGGGATCCAAACGATGAAGAGGTTTCTGTCGATAAAGATGAGAATCTGGTTGAAGTGCAAAGAAATAATGAAGTTTCCGCCAAAGAGAAAGAAAATAAAAGTGACGTAATTAAAAAGGAAGATTCTTCTTCTGAAGCTGCAAAAAAAGAGGAACAAGCGGATTCCAAACCAAAAACGCCAGAGAAGGAAACAAAAACCGATGCTCCTGAGAAATCAGCGGATGATAAAGATGTTAAGAAAAATGAAAATAATACAGAACAGCAAAAGCCTGCTTCTGAAGAGAAAAAAGTAAAAATACATACTGTCAGTGCGAATGAAACATTATTCCGAATTGCCAAGCAATACTACAATGATCCGATCAGCGGTGTCGAAAAAATAAAAAATGCCAATCATTTATCTTCCGATGTGATTACACCGGGACAGTCGCTTGTCATTCCCGAATAAAAGAAAAGGTTTTATCATTTGAATAAAATCCGTTAAAATATTATACATTACTGTTGAAAAGACGATGGTGAATTTACCACGTCTTTTTGTTTTACCGGGAGGGGTACTTGTACATGTTTGGGTTGACAGCTGTCCTGATCTCCTGTTCATGCTTGCTTGCATTTATGGTAAAAGAAGCGTTTGAAAATAATGTTGTACACCATGAAATCAATTTAACAGGGGAAGAGGAGAAATATTCGATTTTTTTTATTTCGGATATTCATACCCGCTTAATCAGCGATAAAATGATACGAAACATAAAAGAACCAATCAATGCGGTGATCATTGGCGGGGATTTGGCCGACAAAAGGACACCGATTTCGAAAATTTATCAAAATCTCCGGCTTCTGCAAACATTGGGACCTGTTTATTTTGTTTGGGGGAACAACGATCGGGAAGTGGGCGAAGAGCGTTTGAGGGGAATTTTTCAAGAGACGGGTGTAAAAATTGTTGAGAATGATGCGATACTGCTGCCGAATATGGTGAACAGATGCTGGTTGAGCGCGGTGGATGATGTTTCTTCACGCAAAGCCAGTCCTGAAAAAGCTTTCGAAAAGTGTGACCCGCAAGATACGGTCATATTTGTATCCCATAATCCGATCCTGTTTTCTAAAATCGGAAACTATCATGCGGACATTTATCTGGCTGGACATTTTCATGGTGGCCAAATTCGGTTGGGCCCTTTCGGAATTTACCCGCAAGGCGCTTTTTCCGACGATGAAGGCAAGTATACCCTCATCAGCAACGGCTATGGGACGACGATGTTCCCTTTACGTTTAGGGGCAAAACCCGAATGTCACATAATTGACTTAAACTTTCGGCGCACATTCTGACCAAAGGGTTGAAATTCCGCGTTATAATAAGGTAGTAGTTTGTCAAATTAAGGAGTTGTGAACAAATGCAAAAAGCAGATGCAATTATTGTTGGAGGAGGCCCATGTGGTTTATCGGCAGCGATTGAACTCCAAAATATCGGGTTGAAACCAATTGTTATAGAAAAAGGGAATGTGGTAAACGCCCTCTATCATTATCCAACTCACCAAACTTTTTTCTCCACAAGCGAAAAATTGGCCATTGGCGATGTTCCGTTTATAGTGGAACAACGGAAACCAAGCAGAAATCAGGCCCTTGTTTATTATCGTGAAGTGGTGAAACTGAAAAACATTCATGTAAACCGCTTCGAAAAAGTGCTTTCTGTGGAAAAACGTCCGGACGGATTCTTTATTGTGACTTCCGATAAGGCCCAATATGAAACACCTTATGTCATTTT includes:
- a CDS encoding ATP-dependent DNA helicase RecQ translates to MQLEQLLQTHFGYPSFRPGQKEVIGQLLDGRDTVALLPTGMGKSLCYQLPGYIFNKPVLIISPLLSLMQDQVDQMKQFGEKRAVAINSFLNRNEKKLVLDTLHRYRFIFISPEMLVQPQIIQRLNRLDLALIVVDEAHCISQWGFDFRPDYLKIGEVLKEDRPPILALSATATEKVLEDIRRFLKMRDPFEYIHSVDRPNIRFGKKVFQTREEKMEWLLDHVTQTEGPGIIYTRSRKRTDEIAAQLLQLGISVSSYHGGKEAEDRQFIQQQFIEGALDWIVATNAFGMGVHKENVRQIIHDTMPSNVADYMQEVGRAGRDGKDAIAILLYSKGDEEVARFIAGEDLPSETQMELYEEYRNRKVDPKEMIQDGFISETTFRVLHYWMGLYPLEEVKSIFRKMMNEKYRSVDEMLRIVKSDRCIREQLVEYFGQTLKDKPEHCCEHCGIDYQQFLLPRQDTKAATAPSTWQMRLRQILLGTD
- a CDS encoding LysM peptidoglycan-binding domain-containing protein, whose amino-acid sequence is MSGKDYRKKIEEHRQSIEIEDGKTRLSRSERRQKRKKKSKETPLLTTLTLIMIGIPLAILIYVWGFWDPNDEEVSVDKDENLVEVQRNNEVSAKEKENKSDVIKKEDSSSEAAKKEEQADSKPKTPEKETKTDAPEKSADDKDVKKNENNTEQQKPASEEKKVKIHTVSANETLFRIAKQYYNDPISGVEKIKNANHLSSDVITPGQSLVIPE
- a CDS encoding metallophosphoesterase, which produces MFGLTAVLISCSCLLAFMVKEAFENNVVHHEINLTGEEEKYSIFFISDIHTRLISDKMIRNIKEPINAVIIGGDLADKRTPISKIYQNLRLLQTLGPVYFVWGNNDREVGEERLRGIFQETGVKIVENDAILLPNMVNRCWLSAVDDVSSRKASPEKAFEKCDPQDTVIFVSHNPILFSKIGNYHADIYLAGHFHGGQIRLGPFGIYPQGAFSDDEGKYTLISNGYGTTMFPLRLGAKPECHIIDLNFRRTF